A DNA window from Fuerstiella sp. contains the following coding sequences:
- a CDS encoding glutamine synthetase beta-grasp domain-containing protein, translating into MAKSKLEYIWLDGYKPTQSLRSKTMIADDFSGKLEDAKQWSFDGSSTEQAEGNSSDCLLQPVAVYPDPDRFGGNGWLIMCEVLNADGTAHVSNGRSTIADEDNDFWFGLEQEYTLIDTETNLPLGFPRNGYPGPQGPYYTSVGARNTFGREIIDEHLHLCLEAGLNVEGINAEVMAGQWEFQIFSKGAAECGDQIWMARYLLERTCEKYGVAVDWHPKPIKGDWNGSGMHANFSCGAMRDPGGEEVHTKICEEFGKNIEEHIAVYGADNDQRLTGAHETQSIDKFSYGVSDRGASIRIPVATIQNGWKGRLEDRRPASNGDPYKIAAVIIKTTKKALA; encoded by the coding sequence ATGGCGAAATCTAAACTGGAATACATCTGGCTCGACGGTTACAAGCCTACTCAGAGCCTGCGCAGCAAGACAATGATCGCAGATGACTTCAGCGGGAAGCTGGAGGATGCCAAGCAGTGGTCGTTTGATGGTTCTTCCACCGAACAGGCTGAAGGCAATTCCTCAGACTGTCTGCTGCAGCCCGTGGCTGTCTACCCCGACCCTGATCGATTTGGGGGCAATGGCTGGCTGATTATGTGCGAAGTGCTTAACGCGGATGGCACAGCACACGTTTCAAACGGCCGGTCAACCATTGCAGACGAAGATAATGATTTTTGGTTTGGTCTGGAGCAGGAATACACTCTGATCGACACCGAGACTAATCTGCCTCTTGGATTCCCCAGGAATGGCTATCCGGGCCCGCAGGGACCGTACTACACGTCCGTCGGTGCACGCAACACCTTTGGTCGGGAAATCATCGACGAGCATCTGCATCTGTGCCTCGAAGCCGGACTGAACGTTGAAGGAATTAACGCGGAAGTGATGGCCGGCCAGTGGGAGTTTCAAATCTTTAGCAAAGGGGCAGCCGAGTGCGGTGACCAGATTTGGATGGCTCGCTATCTCCTTGAACGCACCTGCGAAAAATATGGTGTGGCAGTGGACTGGCATCCTAAACCAATTAAAGGAGACTGGAACGGTTCGGGCATGCATGCCAACTTCTCCTGCGGTGCCATGCGAGACCCGGGTGGCGAAGAAGTTCATACCAAAATCTGCGAGGAGTTCGGCAAAAACATTGAGGAGCACATCGCTGTGTATGGTGCCGACAATGATCAGCGTTTGACCGGAGCACATGAAACTCAGTCAATCGACAAATTCAGTTATGGTGTCTCAGACCGCGGAGCATCTATTCGGATTCCCGTGGCCACGATTCAAAATGGCTGGAAAGGCCGCCTGGAAGACCGGCGACCGGCTTCCAACGGCGATCCCTACAAAATCGCGGCAGTGATCATCAAAACGACAAAGAAAGCACTTGCTTAA
- a CDS encoding insulinase family protein: MKWFFQSCLIGSCLLNAIDSLNAEDMPLPVRSIEGITEYQLDNGLRVLLLPDVSRPTVTVNLTILVGSRHEGYGEAGMAHLLEHMLFRGTPTHDDIPRLLKERGAEFNGTTWLDRTNYYETLPASEENLEFALRLEADRMINSSILKEDLDAEMTVVRSEFERGENSPFRVLMQRMTGAAFEWHNYGKSTIGNRADIERVPVENLRKFYRRFYQPDNAVLVIAGQFDAEQALTLVTDFFGAIPRPERELNQTWTEEPAQDGERLVTMRRVGDVPMAGVIYHIPAGSHPDFAAVDVMTTAMASEPSGRLYERLVKRGMAASVYGTRFALHDPGMAMFIAEAANGVESPDLLQGMVETLETVAESPFTDKQVERARQELLKRRELNVANSQGIAISLSDWAAQGDWRLFLLHRDRLEVVTAADVNRVAAAYLRRTNRTAGLFEPSESPDRTAIPWTPDLAEMIGDYQGREQIAQGEAFDPSPLAIESRLKRLNLPSDIRTTLLSKKTRGESVHLRLTLRYGNLDTLRGKATAPAFLPEMLMRGTTTRTHQDIQDELDRCRAQLSMTGEAGRLTVSLQTSRDNLPDVLSLTEDILRNSILPAEELALIKESRLATAEQRLTEPQSIASNTVQRKISPYDADDPRYHASLQEAIERIQALTIDDVREIYESLIQGKIGELTVVGDFDEDSTVSAVRQMTDQWTSETAFSRISRQAAGLPEGSFEKINTPDKANATYFSAFTLPMRSDHPDYPALIVGNYILGGGALSSRLGNRVRREEGLSYGVQSAVQASSLDPRTVFYIYAISNPQNADRVHEVIQEELEKLLKEGITETELHEQRAGLLQSRELKRTKDATLTQTLATYARAGYTMQYASDLEDQIRTLTVDDVNAAMRKHITPARLQTVIAGDFEKAGDR, from the coding sequence GTGAAATGGTTCTTCCAGTCCTGTCTGATCGGTTCCTGTTTATTAAATGCCATCGATTCTCTGAATGCCGAAGATATGCCACTCCCGGTGCGCTCGATTGAAGGAATTACTGAATACCAACTTGATAACGGTCTTAGGGTCCTGTTGCTTCCGGATGTCTCCCGACCGACCGTTACTGTTAACCTGACCATCCTGGTGGGATCGCGCCATGAAGGATATGGTGAGGCCGGAATGGCACATCTGCTGGAACACATGCTGTTTCGAGGAACGCCCACTCATGACGATATTCCACGACTTCTCAAGGAACGAGGAGCGGAGTTCAACGGAACCACATGGCTGGATCGGACTAACTACTACGAAACGCTTCCGGCCAGTGAGGAGAACCTTGAATTCGCACTCAGGCTGGAAGCGGATCGCATGATCAACAGTTCCATCCTTAAGGAAGATCTCGATGCTGAAATGACAGTCGTGAGGAGCGAATTCGAAAGAGGCGAAAACAGTCCGTTCCGAGTACTGATGCAGCGAATGACGGGAGCCGCCTTTGAATGGCACAATTACGGCAAATCCACCATCGGAAACCGCGCCGACATCGAACGCGTTCCTGTAGAAAACCTGCGCAAATTCTATCGACGGTTCTATCAGCCGGACAACGCAGTCCTGGTAATCGCGGGGCAGTTCGATGCCGAACAGGCATTAACACTGGTCACTGATTTTTTTGGTGCAATTCCACGTCCGGAACGCGAATTGAATCAAACATGGACCGAAGAACCGGCTCAGGACGGAGAACGCCTTGTCACCATGCGCCGAGTCGGTGATGTTCCCATGGCTGGTGTGATTTATCATATTCCGGCCGGAAGTCATCCGGACTTTGCAGCTGTCGATGTGATGACAACAGCCATGGCAAGCGAACCGTCGGGACGACTTTACGAGCGGCTGGTAAAACGCGGTATGGCAGCCAGTGTTTATGGGACTCGTTTCGCGCTGCATGATCCCGGAATGGCCATGTTTATTGCAGAAGCGGCTAATGGTGTTGAGAGCCCGGATCTGCTTCAGGGAATGGTCGAAACCCTGGAAACAGTGGCCGAATCACCGTTCACAGACAAGCAAGTGGAACGGGCTCGTCAGGAACTACTCAAACGCCGCGAACTGAACGTAGCCAATTCACAGGGAATCGCAATATCTTTGAGCGACTGGGCTGCCCAGGGTGACTGGCGCCTGTTCCTGCTTCACCGCGACAGGCTGGAAGTCGTCACTGCTGCAGACGTTAATCGTGTAGCCGCTGCTTACCTGCGTCGGACCAATCGCACTGCAGGACTGTTCGAACCATCCGAATCTCCGGACCGTACCGCGATTCCCTGGACCCCGGACCTTGCTGAGATGATTGGTGATTATCAGGGTCGAGAGCAGATCGCCCAGGGAGAAGCCTTTGACCCGTCACCGCTGGCGATTGAATCACGGCTCAAACGGCTCAATCTGCCTTCGGATATCCGTACGACACTATTGTCAAAGAAAACCCGTGGAGAATCGGTCCATTTGCGACTGACCCTCAGGTACGGCAACCTGGATACTCTTCGCGGCAAAGCGACCGCACCGGCATTTCTTCCCGAAATGCTGATGCGGGGAACCACCACCCGAACCCATCAGGACATCCAGGATGAACTGGATCGCTGCCGGGCACAACTGAGCATGACGGGTGAAGCAGGCCGCCTGACCGTGAGTCTGCAGACATCGCGCGACAACCTACCGGACGTGCTGTCGCTGACAGAAGACATCCTGCGCAACTCGATACTTCCCGCTGAGGAACTCGCTTTGATTAAGGAGTCACGACTGGCAACTGCAGAACAGCGTCTCACGGAGCCACAGTCAATTGCATCGAATACTGTTCAAAGAAAAATCAGCCCTTATGACGCTGACGACCCACGCTATCACGCCAGTCTGCAGGAAGCCATCGAGCGTATCCAGGCCCTGACAATTGACGATGTTCGCGAAATTTACGAGTCTCTGATTCAAGGTAAAATCGGCGAACTAACCGTAGTCGGAGACTTTGATGAAGACTCAACGGTATCTGCTGTTCGGCAAATGACGGACCAGTGGACATCAGAAACGGCATTCAGCCGGATTTCCCGTCAGGCAGCCGGTCTCCCTGAGGGCAGCTTCGAAAAGATCAACACGCCCGACAAAGCCAACGCTACATATTTTTCAGCTTTTACACTTCCGATGCGAAGCGACCACCCGGACTATCCGGCACTGATAGTGGGTAACTACATCCTGGGCGGGGGCGCACTGTCGTCACGGCTGGGTAACCGAGTCCGACGAGAAGAAGGACTTTCCTACGGTGTGCAATCGGCCGTTCAGGCGTCGTCGCTGGATCCTCGTACCGTGTTCTATATCTACGCTATTTCAAATCCACAGAATGCCGATCGCGTCCACGAAGTGATTCAGGAGGAACTCGAAAAACTACTTAAGGAAGGCATTACGGAAACAGAACTGCACGAACAGCGAGCCGGCCTGCTTCAGAGCCGCGAACTGAAACGGACCAAAGATGCAACACTTACTCAGACCCTGGCCACATATGCACGTGCCGGATACACGATGCAGTATGCATCTGACCTGGAAGATCAAATTCGGACGTTGACGGTCGACGATGTGAACGCCGCCATGCGAAAACACATTACCCCTGCCCGCCTGCAGACTGTGATCGCCGGTGATTTTGAAAAAGCAGGCGACAGGTAA
- the nadA gene encoding quinolinate synthase NadA: MSLPIVVDAPDNYEDPLDLMDEIDQLKKDRGAAILAHYYVDGEIQDIADFTGDSLQLARDATRVETETIVFSGVHFMAESAKILNPEKTVLIPDMHAGCSLAESCPADQLEAFQEQLRESGREFDTVAYINTSAAVKSLCNWIVTSGNAREIIDRVPKDREILFVPDQHLGRYLQEVTGRQMILWPGSCMVHEVFSIQDLIRARKNNPGSQVIAHPECPQNILELSDFIGGTEKMRRHVMAIAEPSTFLVATEATMIHAFQKSAPQHTFLPIPGIMASTGETCACNRCPHMERNSLRKVRDCLRDGHPEIVWQDYFERARAVLKKSLLK, from the coding sequence ATGTCTTTGCCCATCGTCGTAGATGCACCGGACAATTATGAAGATCCACTGGATCTTATGGATGAGATCGATCAGCTTAAAAAGGACAGGGGCGCCGCAATCCTCGCTCATTATTATGTCGATGGAGAAATCCAGGACATAGCTGACTTCACGGGCGACAGCCTTCAGCTGGCACGGGATGCAACGCGTGTGGAAACAGAGACAATTGTGTTCAGCGGTGTCCATTTCATGGCTGAATCCGCAAAAATCCTGAATCCGGAAAAGACGGTTCTGATTCCGGACATGCATGCCGGCTGTTCACTTGCGGAAAGCTGTCCGGCTGATCAGCTCGAAGCATTTCAGGAACAGCTGAGGGAGAGCGGTCGGGAGTTCGACACAGTCGCTTACATTAATACGTCAGCGGCCGTGAAGAGCCTGTGCAACTGGATTGTGACCAGTGGGAACGCAAGGGAAATCATCGACCGCGTTCCGAAGGATCGGGAAATCCTGTTCGTGCCCGACCAGCATCTGGGCCGCTATCTTCAGGAAGTCACCGGCCGCCAGATGATCCTCTGGCCGGGGTCCTGCATGGTACACGAAGTTTTCAGTATCCAGGATCTCATCCGTGCCCGCAAAAACAATCCGGGCAGCCAGGTGATTGCTCACCCTGAATGCCCTCAAAACATACTGGAACTCAGTGACTTCATCGGCGGTACAGAAAAAATGCGGCGTCACGTGATGGCAATTGCGGAGCCATCAACTTTTCTGGTTGCCACGGAAGCGACCATGATTCACGCGTTTCAAAAATCAGCTCCTCAGCACACATTTCTTCCGATACCCGGGATCATGGCTTCGACCGGTGAGACATGTGCCTGCAATCGTTGCCCACATATGGAACGTAATTCTTTGCGGAAGGTGCGTGACTGCCTGCGAGACGGACATCCCGAAATTGTCTGGCAGGACTACTTTGAAAGAGCGCGTGCTGTTCTGAAAAAAAGTCTTCTCAAATAG
- a CDS encoding solute:sodium symporter family transporter, whose protein sequence is MLTLCSFLLFTGLVAVVAWWKTHDDRKDTATDYFLAGRSLAWPVIGGSLLLTNLSTEQLVGINGGGYQHGMLLMTWEVWSSLSIVAMALFFLPRYLKSGITTVPEFLEIRFDRSVRLFTSCISVVLITFILLPFILFSGAEFMIPVFNVPEYLGDNTGFNLVAVSGLLAVVGGCYAVIGGLRAVAISDTVNGIGLALGGLLIPIFGLSFVGGGNVLRGLSTLIEQHPERMAPMGDSDANIPWHALFTGVTLLTTFYWCTNQGIVQRTFAAKNLAQGQKGTLFAAVMKLLGPVYLVLPGLIAWHIVSSGRYEIPANVSLPPNANGSYGFLVKLVLPPWAVGFFAATIFGAILSSFNSFLNSGSTLFGVDIYKGLINRRATDRQAVRAGRIFAVMTIPLSVSLVLFFRFYSSTNQGLFGKLIDFASVTNIPMIAIVVVALISKRTPAIGVNVALAAGMIFQFVFGIVNGGNLGLIIGGEFYGFRMHSLHLAGINFAILMLIMFTFRLLMPWKKPFEQEYSGDIDITPWKLARPIGLGVTLFVAAMYIGMWNQFGLVPGKQVAAEYQKIHPSPTLDSGTIEPDD, encoded by the coding sequence ATGCTCACTCTTTGTTCGTTTCTGCTGTTTACCGGCCTGGTTGCCGTTGTTGCCTGGTGGAAGACACATGACGACCGCAAGGACACCGCGACAGATTATTTCCTTGCGGGACGTAGTCTGGCCTGGCCGGTGATCGGCGGCTCGCTGCTGCTGACAAATCTGTCCACAGAACAGCTGGTGGGCATCAATGGCGGCGGTTATCAACACGGCATGCTGCTGATGACGTGGGAAGTCTGGTCTTCGCTGTCCATTGTTGCCATGGCACTGTTCTTTCTGCCAAGGTATCTGAAGAGTGGCATCACGACGGTTCCGGAATTTCTGGAAATCCGGTTCGACCGCAGCGTAAGACTGTTCACATCGTGTATCTCCGTTGTGTTGATCACGTTCATTCTGCTCCCGTTCATTTTGTTCTCCGGAGCCGAATTCATGATTCCGGTGTTTAATGTGCCGGAATACCTCGGCGACAACACCGGGTTCAATCTGGTTGCAGTCAGTGGTCTGCTGGCAGTCGTCGGCGGCTGCTATGCCGTCATTGGCGGACTCAGGGCCGTTGCAATTTCAGATACAGTCAACGGGATCGGACTGGCCCTGGGTGGTCTGCTGATACCAATTTTTGGGTTGAGTTTTGTTGGAGGCGGGAATGTCCTGAGAGGGTTATCAACTCTGATTGAACAGCACCCCGAACGCATGGCCCCGATGGGTGATTCAGATGCCAACATCCCCTGGCATGCACTCTTCACCGGGGTCACATTGCTGACGACATTTTACTGGTGTACCAACCAGGGCATTGTTCAGCGAACCTTTGCTGCAAAGAATCTGGCTCAGGGACAAAAAGGCACACTCTTCGCAGCGGTCATGAAGCTGCTGGGACCAGTGTATCTGGTACTGCCCGGACTCATCGCATGGCACATCGTCAGCAGCGGTCGTTACGAGATTCCGGCAAACGTGTCGCTTCCGCCGAATGCCAACGGTTCTTATGGATTTCTTGTCAAACTTGTGCTGCCGCCATGGGCTGTCGGTTTTTTTGCAGCAACGATCTTTGGAGCGATCCTGAGTTCCTTCAACAGTTTTCTCAACAGCGGCAGTACACTGTTCGGGGTCGATATCTACAAAGGGTTGATCAATCGCAGAGCGACAGACCGACAGGCTGTGCGCGCCGGACGTATTTTTGCCGTAATGACGATTCCGCTGAGCGTTAGCCTGGTACTCTTCTTCAGGTTCTACTCGTCCACAAACCAGGGACTGTTCGGCAAGCTGATCGATTTTGCCTCCGTGACCAATATTCCGATGATCGCGATCGTGGTTGTGGCCCTGATCAGCAAACGGACGCCTGCCATCGGAGTCAATGTCGCACTGGCCGCAGGCATGATATTTCAGTTTGTCTTTGGCATCGTGAACGGAGGAAACCTTGGGCTGATCATTGGTGGAGAATTCTATGGTTTCAGGATGCACAGCCTCCATCTGGCCGGCATCAATTTTGCAATACTGATGCTGATCATGTTCACCTTTCGGCTTCTGATGCCTTGGAAAAAACCGTTTGAACAGGAATATTCCGGCGACATTGATATAACGCCATGGAAACTGGCCAGGCCGATCGGTCTGGGAGTGACACTGTTCGTGGCCGCGATGTACATCGGCATGTGGAATCAGTTTGGACTCGTCCCTGGAAAACAGGTAGCTGCTGAATATCAGAAAATCCATCCTTCACCGACACTCGACTCCGGGACAATCGAACCTGATGACTGA